Within Triticum dicoccoides isolate Atlit2015 ecotype Zavitan chromosome 1B, WEW_v2.0, whole genome shotgun sequence, the genomic segment GGCCGCCGCGCTTCTCCTCCATCTCCTGCCggagccactccccggccgcgaacATCCTGCGGACGCTGTACATCACCGGGACGGCGGCCCTGACGGGGAGCGAGAACCGCCACGGGAAGGCGGCGGTGAGCCCCTCGGTGAAGACCTGCGCGGAGAGCAGGAACGCGTGCGGGGCCGCGGCGGCGATGCCCGTGGTGTCCCCGGAGCGGAGGCCGTCGAGGATGTAGAGCGCCGGGAGCGCGGCGCCGACGAGGAAGCCGCCCACGGTGTGcgtggcgaggaggaggcgcgcgggGCCGAGGAAGACGGGCGCGGACGGGTTGGGCTTCCCGGGGCGCTGCGGGAAGGCGAACGACGCGAGGAAGAGGAGGTAGGGGAGGAGCAGGACGGCGAAGGCGATCTCCGAGAGCGGCACGGTGGTGGAGAAGGCCAGCACGGCGGCCGCGCCCAACGTGTTGAGCTGCTTGATGGAAAAGAGGTAGTAGTGGTGGTGCGGGCGCGCCGTCGGCGAGGTGGGCTCCgggtgcagcggcggcggcggctgccccATCGACGGCAGCATGATGCCGCCCCCCGCCGTCGGGCCCACGCCTCCAGACATCGGCGGTGACGGGAAGACTGTCGCGGCGTTGGTTGATCGGTTGCGGAGCTTGCGGTACGAGGTGGCAGCGGCAGCGTTAGCGGGAGAGTGAGTGAGGTGTCTCCTGTGCAGGAGGCGGGGGGAAGCTTAAAGCGACGGGTGGATGGCATGCGTGGCGAGCTCTGGTGCTCGGCTCGCCATGGCGCGCCGCGTGTGGAGGTTCTCTGGATTATCTTACTGGCCTCAGAGCCTGCGAGGAACAGCGCAGCTCGGGTGAGGCTACGTGTTCCCGGCGTGTCGTTCACGGACTTGCTCGGAGGACCGACAAGTGCGTGCTCGGTGCAAGGAACGTTCTCCAAACAAAGGTGATTCGAGGTTTAGAACCAAGTAGGCACTCCACTTGTGCTGCAGCAGATGATAGATTATTTCCAAAGGAAAAGAAGAGTAGATGATTCCCAAAAAGGAAAAGATGATTATAGCTCTACAGATGGCGCTTGTTTCGAACGAAATTGTCGTGTAGGCTGATTGAGCTGGGATAAGCAGACTGACGCTTCCTTTTTCCTTTCTCAAATGTTGCATTGACGCTCGTTCTCCGTACCATTTTCTTCTCTATCCAAAAGGACCATCATCATGTTTCAAATGTTACAGGTTACGATTTGCAAGGTTTGTGAGAGTAGGATCTAGTACTTGATAAAGTTCACAGCAACAAATACACTTCGCTAGAGCACCTCACGGGTTCATCCCAAATAGGTGTAGTCGACAAACAAAAATACGCTACAAAGTGATTCCGGTACGCCCGTCTCAGCTACAAGACCGGAGACTGAGTTCTGGCCGGGTCAAGGAGGCTACACCTACACGCACACAAGCTGCAGCAAAGCCTTCCAGTACCGTGAGCATGACGGGTTCTGGTGTATCGCCCTGAGAAGCCACGCCCCGGGACTCTGCATCGTTTCCAGCAGTTGCAGTTTCTTCTGCTGAGGACCTGTCGCCACCGCAGTCGACTGGCTCGCCAGAAGATGCATTTGGAAATAGAGCTCAGCAGGCCGCAATTCTGCACAAATCAAAACCAAGAAACGGTCAGATAAAATGAAATGGACGTTTTATCTGTTGGGGCTCTGAGCTTCAGTTTCAGACCTGGGGGCCAAGAGAACCACTCGAGGCGAAGGTTCTTCTCCCACTTGGCTTTGGAGCCGAGGCTGCCTTCTGCTTGGGCCAGTAGGAGTGATATGATGGGTACGGCAGCTTGAGACTTCTGCTGTGCCTTTCTGAGGCTCGAAGCTGCGCGGGTTATATACTGAGGAGCCGCATACCTCCGGGCAATCTCCATATGCATAGCTCCTGCCAGGGTGATTTTGATTCAGTATGCAATGAGAAAGTACAGAGAAGCAAACTCATCTAACTAATGTTTAGTCCCGTTCGCTATCGCcccttcagattataaaaatataacaTAAAATTTGCAGGCAGTGGACAGGGTTCGTAAAAACTGAAGGGTTGAACAGGCTGTGTGAATTCTACTTCCCTGATTAACTTGCATAGAAATGTGATATCTAAGCATCTACTTGGTCACTGTAGTACATACTAGATGTGAAGCAGAGCCCAGCAGCTGGTCTTGTGTTATGGACAATGTTCAGGTAAGACCGCGATGCTACTGTGAATGCTCACGATCAGGAAACCAGGTGATGCGCAAGTCACTCACACAAACCAGGTGATAAACAAGTCACACGCAGTGCTACTGTGAATGCTCACTACCAGTAAACCAGGTGATACGCAAGTCACTCACACAACTTTCTAAGTTTCTTAAGCAGATTGCACGATACTGTGATCATGATGCCTACTGGAGTATGGAGGTAACAGAACATCGAGTACAAAATTTAACTCCATATAAGAGGTAACCAAAAAAAGTTTCAGGGAAAACTGACAATTAAAATAAGCTAACcaacaaacagaaaaaaaaaaaaacaatctggcttaccattgaggaataagATGCAGCTATCAGCATCCTTTTCCGCACATGCCTGTGCAAGAGCTTTTTCAGCACTTGCAAAGTCCTCGTCCCGCATAAAACACTGAGCACATGCTAGATTAAAAAGAGATGGCCATTTTGATGGGTTGCTACCATTCCTTTCAATGCATTCTTTCAGATTTATCTCTATTTCATCAGAGCCACGGTTCACTGAACATAAAGATTCAAGTTGCTTGAGCATTACCCAGCCAACCTCAGTATTCGTGCGGTTCTGCAAGCATTTCATGTATTCCTTCCTGGAGTTCGAAAGATCGCCTTGCACCACATAAGCCCGACACAGTTGCAAGTGTGCAAAGAAAGTATCCACACTCGGAGGAGCAACTGTTAGAGCATCTGTAACTTGAGCAATGCCGTTTTCATAGTCATCAGATTGCAAACTAACCTCTGAAGACAAAAGAAGTAGCAAGTACTTCTCGTAAAGGATGAGTTTATGCTCTTGTGAATTGCTACTGCTGGACATAATTTGTAAAACCAGCCTCTTCAAAGTGGCACAAATATGTTTGGGGTACTTCTCTTCACGTGCTTTTTGGAAAATAGCAAGCACAAGCAAGTAGCGTGCATCTTGGTTCCATGGTTCTTGATGGACCAACCTTCAAATGAAGTTACATCTtagtttgccaaccaaagccaaatAAGTATAATGTTGTCAATGTCGTAAGTTGGAAAAAAACATACCTTTGCAGGTTGCGTATTCCATTGTATTGACTTAGGTACTGGTCTTCACATGTTGGGAATGAGAACTTTGGATAAGAGGTGCAGGTAGCATAGCAAGACATTGTTGCACAAGCTTGAATTTGATGCGGAGACCTTAGACCCCTATTAGATGTGTGCCCATGGGACAACGGAGTAACCCTTACTGCTTTGTGAGAAGCAGTCCAATCTCCGCTCGACAGCAGCAGAGATCCAAGATGGTTTCTGCAGCATGCAACGAAGGCAACATTATGATGAATATAGTCATAGTCATGGTTTACTGTCCCAGGGAAGATGTTACCTTACTAAACTGCAGTCAGGATACATGTGTAGAACCTTTTTCAGGTAAGACAAACCACCCTCGACCCCTAAACAGTTGTTTGATTCCCCACCAAACTACAAGCGAAATTTAATCTATATTATTACAACTAGCATACAACCAAAAAAAGGAAGAATAAAATCCACCAAGTACCAAAAACAATTAGGGTACTTACTGCCTTCCCCAGAGCAATATTTGAGTGGACTTCACTCATCACGTCATAGGATGTAAGTCTAGGAGGCGTACTCAAGTGAGGTAACTGAAAACGCTTGCTTGGCTGCAAAGCATCTAATGCAGAGATGATGAATTTCAACTCTCTGTTATAACTGGGTTGACCAGGGAGTGTATGAATGACCGAAGCTGCAGAATCCTTCCCAGCTATGTTGTATGCTAAGGTGCATATGAATCCCAATGCCCCAGTTGCACTCTCCTGCTTCATATTAGATAAGTTTTCAGCCAAGTTTTGTGATATGGAAAGAGCTTCATCATGCCGTCCAAGTTTCCACAGTGCAAGAGCATATACTTGCAATCCATCAACGTTCAGCAGTCCTAGAAATTTGAGATGACCCGTTAGTGTGTActacctctgtaaactaatataagagcgtttagatcactactttagtattctaaacgctcttatattagtttacggagggagtatgttgtatATAGCATGTGCGAAATAAATTGATATAATAGTATAATATGCTTGCCATGCATGTTTGTTCAATTCACAAGAAAAATAGGAAATATAAGCTTTCAGTTGCTTGAAGTGGAAACTAAAcagaccttgtgttttcaactcttCGCACTCGCACACTGCATCAGTTGCAAGACCAGCCTGCGGTCAATGCGATGATTTTAATTAAAGAAGTGGAAGTGCTTATGGGGAATTAAAAGGATAACCACCTAACTATAAGATtcataagtactccctctgtaaactaatataacagCGTTTAGAtcgctaaagtagtgatctaaatgctcttatattagtttacagagggagtaccacaCTAGGAACAGCAAGCTTATTACAGATACAGAAGTCACAGTAAACACATTTTTTCAGATTTACAGTAAACAGCATGATTTAAGCTTCTTGCTCTGAAATAAATAATTTTATCAAACCATGTGATAGTATTCTTACCTTACATAGTGATCGGGCAAGATTCACTGAAACATCAACAAAAGGATATCTATTGTCTAACTTGGACCCGCGCACCATGTCTAAAGCAAATTTCGCATGTTGGTAAGACGTGATTGCAGATTGAAAATCTGATCGCACTTCAGAGACCAGGCCATTTATATTGTGTGATTCTGGGTAATGAGGCGCTCGCTGAACAGCCTGTCTTACAGCCATCAATACCTACACAACATAAAGCACCACATACACAGAGACTGACATGTCAAAGAAGGAAAAGAAGCATGTAATAAGTGTAAACAACATAAGCATTGCTCAAGAAAGATTACATATACATAACCTGGTGCTCTAAATACCCAAACCCAAGCACTAACTTATGTAGGCATAGGTATAAACATGTGCCTAGTGAAACCATCTGTAGCACTAACTTAGTGACAATGCCAACAATTCAACAACACTATGATGTAAAGATGAGACCATATAATAACTACCACCAGGTTAAACGGCTGCTTTAAAAAAACATCACTTCATTTTGAGCATGAAGTGGCCAATATTTACTTCGAAATTAACTTTCAACAACACCAGAAAAATGAAATTGAACATACCTGAGGTGACAGAAGTTCACCAGAACGAGCTGCAATTGTTCCAAGGCCAATCTGGAACTCTGGCAGCTATGCAAATATGACATGAGAATGAGATAAAACTAAAGTACGGAAATAACTAAGCAAAGTATTAAATTACATTAATAATAACAGACAGCTCAGTAAATTGTACTTACAGGTAGTATCTGCACAGCTCTCAAGCAGCTTTCATAAGACTCATTTACTGCACCAGCCCTTTAAGATCATGCCAAAGATTAAATAATTGTAAGCAAAAATTAAGTGCAGCAGTATAAGGGCCTTTTTGGCTTTCAGCAAAAGATGTAGGGGATGGTTACCTAGATTGGTGATTGTTTTCTGCCGACATTCCAGCCCATGGCAAGGCCAATGATGGATCAATGCTTCGAGCTCGATCAAATGCTTGTCTGGCCAATTGCTTGTGACCTGATTGTCTGTAAATCTGAAGGTCCAAATTTTAGTTACCTTCCTACTAGTAAAAAGAGCCAACCAGGCAACCAACTACTGCATAAATAGCAGTACCTTTCCAAGGTATGCCCAAGCTTCAGAGAGAGACGTATCCAACTGCAGTGCCCTGATAAGAGAATGCTGCTTTAAAGCCTGATTACTTGAGACTGAACCCAATGTAACCCAGAAATCCTTATTAACTGGTTCCAGCATCAAACCACCCAATGACATTTTTTCTGGAAGCTCCCTGTTGTACAGAAAACATAGTGTGTCATCAGAAATCTCCCAAACAAAGCGAGCATCTGATGAGCAAAGAAGTTTACCAAACAATGGGGTCTACAGAGTTATTTTCCTCCATGGTACAAATGAGATCAAGACAAATAGCAGTATCAATGTGAATATTAGCTTCCCAAGGAGTGAGGCGCAAAGCTCGTTGATATGAGAGTTTTGCACTATTTGCAGCTGACAAACATGTATTTCTCCACTGAAGGACGGAAGCTTTGAAATTTTGTTCATCCATGCCCCTCTTAATATGCCTATCCTCCCACGGAGAACACCTTGCAAGTGCGAGCTGACATAAAATGTGAGACATATGATTGAATACTTCAAGTTATAAGGTGCCAAGTAAATTTAGGTGATCAATTAATGGTAATAGAGGTACCTGAGTATCTGCATGCAATTTCCAAACACAGGAAAGGTTTCCAGTCAAGGAAGTGCAAACTTTAGCAGTTTCTGATGCTTCCTacattaaacaacacccaggtgatACATGGACATGAAATGCTATTGATTCAGAACAAAGTATCATATACCAAAATACCTTCAGCAGATTAGCTGCCCAGGTAAAGGCCCCAATAGTTACACAATGCTTTGACCACGCAAGCAATGCCGAGGCAAGTCCAAAGTATGCAGAATGATTATGAGGAGCCATCTCCACGGCAGAACGGAACTGTTCGACTCCCTAATATTGTGTAAAGTACAATATCACAGAAGTTATTACCGGTAGCAGCAGCAGAGTCATAGATGCTTAAATTGGTCTTTGCTAATCAAAACCCGTAGGTATCCAACACAACTGATTAACTGAAAAAACTTCCTACCTTTCTGAAATAGCCAAGCATTAGCTGGATGTTTCCACTTTCAATCAAAGCAAAGACCCTGGAACTATCAAGTTCAATAGCTCGCCCATATGACTGCCAACCAAAACTGAAGTAAGCATATTCAGAAGACTCACTACAATACTAAATTGTTTATGATCCTCGAAAGTGAAAACAGCACACCTTTACTGCAGCAGTAAACATGCCCAAACGGTGGTAAGCCAGACCAAGTGCCTAATACCAAATATGGAATGTTAAACCAAATACATTGTAAAGACAGAATGAACGCATGACTTGGGTTTCATCAACTTTGACAAGGAAATAAAACACGCACCTCCCATAAATCCGCACATGTTGGGTAACCTCGTATTGAGTGTTGAAGGCTCTGTATAGCATCTGACCACTTCTTTTGATGAACCTAAATTTGCCATATCGTGTCAATACTTACCATGGATATGTTCCGTTATGCAGTTTACAGAAAAGATAATCACAAGAAAACTGTTAACAAATTATACACACAAGCTTAACCTTATCAGTTTAAAGTATAAACAAAGAACACTCGTAGCTCCTTGATTCAAGGAAACAAAACAGCACAATTGTTAAAGCCTAGAAAGGGCTATAAGCCTAGTCATTGAAGGATAGACAGGCATAACAAGATCTGAAATATCTCTAGGGTCGGAACAAAAAAGGGGTTGAGCACCAGGAAGGAACAGTCACCCAAAGGGCCAGACTGCCAAATGACCTGGGGAGAACCCTCTGAACTGGTCGATTAAAACGAGCAGGTGACGCATGTGAAGCAGGCTCCCAAAAGGCATCAGAacatttgatatttttatgataagcGCATTTCAGACAACTGTTTTACTGCTGCTTTGGAACTTGTTTTGTTTTATACTTCTATTGATGCAGCAGTGCAAAAAAAAAAGGTGAAAAGGACAAGCCAGTACCCCATTGTTTTACTCTATGTACCTTGGTAAGCCAGTATGGAAGTATGCACTGCCCACATGTCTTTGCAGTGATGTACTGATGTCCACTAGAGGCACAATTGACTCTTCAACGTCCTCTCTATCAGTATTGCATAGTTGGCACCAACTCTGAGCTGCCCTTTCCTAGAATCAGCCACCTCGACTTTACAGCTTATACTGTGCCTTCAATTCACTTCAGCAAAACCAACTGGTGTGCTAACTAGGTTCAATAGCCCCATGGCAGTACTTAAGATTTCAGATCAAACATAAAACGAGGGTTCTATTTACTCTTTAGTTCCACCATTTGTAATCTCCTGATGTATTGACCATGTATAGTTTTATGAATCTGCCTATGCTCATTATTTTTGCTCTTAGTTTAGTATCTATCTATATAGTGTACTGTGTAAGAGTAAATATGGATATTGTGCGTTGGCAATGGCACGATGCTACATCCAATGGTCAAGTCAAGATCGGGCAAATCCTGCTGTTTAAAACCCTTGGAACAAACCCTTAGTACACCAGATCATGTCACATTGTATTTCAGGATGGTAGTTACACGGAACATTCACCGGCAGCAAGCACTACTGGCGCTGGAACATTGCAGCGTGTGGTGATGCCGATGGCCCAATTTTGACAGATAAACTGTTTGGATTTTATCGGCCCATAATTGCATAGAGATTAGGGATTTCAGTATCACTGTGCACAGATGGGGCTAATTAAACATACTTGTATATATAAAGCATACTGATGCATATTTATTTTTTACCATATTTCTAATCATAAAAATGCTACGCGAAGTCACGTGTATTTTGCCTATAATAAAATTGAGGAATATAACACACAAAGCAACAAGTAATAACAAACATTACTTGTAGAGTTGTACATCACCTATTCAGCAATAAGTACCAAACTTAATCCTGAATGACCTATTGCTGGTGGATTTTGCTTATCAGCAGTATGGATTTTGCTTATCGGCAGTATGTACTCCGTATTCGATTATCCCTCACTGTACATGAGATGAAAATATGTACCATAAAAGGAAAATTTAAACCAGCAGTACTGAGGAGTGATCCCTGGTCGAACAGGTGACTCATTGAACCAAGACCTTAAGCAGTTTGATGACCAGGCTGATTATACCATAACTAAACCTATACAGCATACCTAAGAAACTACTGCAAGAAGGTCATTCGATGGTTCCTACTGATGTAGTTCCTGCTAAACATCTTCTGTTATTATCAGATAATTTCATTATGCTATCACACCTACAAACCTCGTCGCTGATTT encodes:
- the LOC119338553 gene encoding uncharacterized protein LOC119338553, which translates into the protein MSGGVGPTAGGGIMLPSMGQPPPPLHPEPTSPTARPHHHYYLFSIKQLNTLGAAAVLAFSTTVPLSEIAFAVLLLPYLLFLASFAFPQRPGKPNPSAPVFLGPARLLLATHTVGGFLVGAALPALYILDGLRSGDTTGIAAAAPHAFLLSAQVFTEGLTAAFPWRFSLPVRAAVPVMYSVRRMFAAGEWLRQEMEEKRGGPGVAERRVVAGRVLALANMAFWGANLFAFLLPFYLPRALQRYYCDDGVDRTNGDGHAHEDKKDS
- the LOC119338530 gene encoding tetratricopeptide repeat protein SKI3-like, producing the protein MSAPAAKQGAEEEAERLLAAAKLNPNDGGHFRSLGHHYARAGDAQRAARCYQRAVALDPDDAEAGEALCDLLDAEGKESLELAVCKEAAGKSPRAFWAFRRLGYLQVHQKKWSDAIQSLQHSIRGYPTCADLWEALGLAYHRLGMFTAAVKSYGRAIELDSSRVFALIESGNIQLMLGYFRKGVEQFRSAVEMAPHNHSAYFGLASALLAWSKHCVTIGAFTWAANLLKEASETAKVCTSLTGNLSCVWKLHADTQLALARCSPWEDRHIKRGMDEQNFKASVLQWRNTCLSAANSAKLSYQRALRLTPWEANIHIDTAICLDLICTMEENNSVDPIVWELPEKMSLGGLMLEPVNKDFWVTLGSVSSNQALKQHSLIRALQLDTSLSEAWAYLGKIYRQSGHKQLARQAFDRARSIDPSLALPWAGMSAENNHQSRAGAVNESYESCLRAVQILPLPEFQIGLGTIAARSGELLSPQVLMAVRQAVQRAPHYPESHNINGLVSEVRSDFQSAITSYQHAKFALDMVRGSKLDNRYPFVDVSVNLARSLCKAGLATDAVCECEELKTQGLLNVDGLQVYALALWKLGRHDEALSISQNLAENLSNMKQESATGALGFICTLAYNIAGKDSAASVIHTLPGQPSYNRELKFIISALDALQPSKRFQLPHLSTPPRLTSYDVMSEVHSNIALGKAFGGESNNCLGVEGGLSYLKKVLHMYPDCSLVRNHLGSLLLSSGDWTASHKAVRVTPLSHGHTSNRGLRSPHQIQACATMSCYATCTSYPKFSFPTCEDQYLSQYNGIRNLQRLVHQEPWNQDARYLLVLAIFQKAREEKYPKHICATLKRLVLQIMSSSSNSQEHKLILYEKYLLLLLSSEVSLQSDDYENGIAQVTDALTVAPPSVDTFFAHLQLCRAYVVQGDLSNSRKEYMKCLQNRTNTEVGWVMLKQLESLCSVNRGSDEIEINLKECIERNGSNPSKWPSLFNLACAQCFMRDEDFASAEKALAQACAEKDADSCILFLNGAMHMEIARRYAAPQYITRAASSLRKAQQKSQAAVPIISLLLAQAEGSLGSKAKWEKNLRLEWFSWPPELRPAELYFQMHLLASQSTAVATGPQQKKLQLLETMQSPGAWLLRAIHQNPSCSRYWKALLQLVCV